In the Candidatus Electrothrix rattekaaiensis genome, one interval contains:
- a CDS encoding translocation/assembly module TamB domain-containing protein, which translates to MTSDKTSPSPSRWRKGLVLLLFPCLFCFIVLVLALTTEIGFRVLLRTADNLSGPVFSVEEVEGRLLSRWRLGKVQVHLAKKVDVKLDELAFAWSPEMLFQKRLVLHQVAAQGLVVTLTGNDKEDEKEEKDGPVVMPAIKLPLDINLEDLHLRDGRILFSENGYPLILQEVILQANARGRQQGTQSATAVDIQRIKLDLRDYGVDLQGQVAFHDAWPLALKGTWQVADPGINDLDGTVDAQGDLDDLAVLLTMSAPSEVTLEGKVTDILNDLHWQAAAKTGHFQLNDIKVDVPVDGTLTIVDASGTVGSYQGTLAADIHYEGYPPVQAEAKVIADDYTGLAIEYLSVHHEKSTLTTRGKMQWTGGFSWQAELEGKELDPSVVAEKWPGRISGLIQSQGQLSPSGTSLEVNINALNGELAGFPLKGGGGMELNKQGMVFHDLLVQAGSAEVELDGRITKDNSLDLKVRAESDDLSAFFPEYAGSIQLRGTATGNQEHPGIDFVLEGTGLEVAGYKLSKLQADLKADLVMEGEESGMKINELKLLVDEDMSLDATGQIGWAEGLSWQAELRGEQLNPGLFVPEWPGKIQAKIRSQGKKTTDKLVAEVEIDELSGTLRDLPLSGSGKAELDGRKMNVDALHLQSGSTRLDIDGQADEQKVHLVVQARSDDVSPLVPELRGGFEAHVQAQGDPNQPDITLSLSGSGLAYQDYTLQPLQHVQTDLKAKLNLQGQEQGATVDELRMVLDKKSTLAASGQVGWSNGLSWQVDLTGKQLDPSLFLPEWSGNITTEIHSQGRKNGDELIGQVRITELGGKLRDLQLSGSGKVELDNTAVLVEKLRLGLGSGKVEVNGSVDPAQQFDFSFAVGSEDLAGLLPKARGDFQVQGTLKGRTQQPDLDLTVNVGDVQYEGYQLKQLKGRVKADLAEHGRIDADLKASGIRVKDQEISTASVDIQGSTDQHTLELAVVGTPGKVRFAAAGGLKEQTWQGRLTQLSLEHEQFGAWAMPQPADLRLSGKESGKEAVLSGFSLKHNGLKKELNKDLKISLNGAWKQEGGWQVKGSVDDFALKLLQAWKLPVPDLDGTAKARFAAQGQGAVPDQAEFSLDLPKLSLTTESFEDDGEELGTTVWVWTGNTVELQLRDQTARLHARTQFQDNSNANLKLTVKNCGYFSKPEKMPLSGQLDLNLKDLSPIAHLTNEAVLPTGKFGGRILFGGTVRKPTMNGKLALRDGEKKEGEIFLPAAGIGLKDIRVALQGDSRSNTIDAQLSSGEGKIKLTGVVRQDAKQHWLADISISGKKFQAADLPEYSAIISPDLRLRYAETETRLSGTVLLNKAEIAPTGFSGAVSSSGDVIVVDDEQRAKATSPMYLDLKLVMGDEVLVNTFGLKGYLDGSLKINAKPGHPITGLGNLELRDGTFDFEGSTLQLTKGRVFYQGGPIDNPGLDIQASREIDKVELGVRLTGLANDMEMRLFSDTPMDESEILSYLLTGQDISKSGTEDKALSPAAATLGKVGGGVLLKTVDPLKTLDMEGLVDLSIGGGEDASDLSLVMGKEVYKDLYISYGKDLTGAGGTFKARYDLKYGFSIETATNAKTSGADLLFSIEK; encoded by the coding sequence ATGACATCCGATAAGACATCCCCTAGCCCGAGCCGTTGGCGAAAAGGGCTTGTTCTCCTTCTCTTCCCCTGCCTGTTTTGTTTCATCGTCCTTGTTCTGGCACTGACCACGGAAATCGGTTTCCGAGTTCTGCTCCGCACAGCGGACAACCTGAGCGGCCCTGTCTTTTCTGTGGAAGAGGTAGAGGGACGGCTGCTGAGTCGCTGGCGACTGGGCAAGGTGCAGGTACATCTTGCGAAGAAGGTTGATGTAAAACTGGATGAACTGGCCTTTGCTTGGTCTCCTGAGATGTTGTTTCAGAAAAGGCTGGTCCTGCACCAAGTCGCTGCCCAGGGGCTGGTGGTAACGTTGACCGGGAACGACAAGGAAGACGAAAAAGAGGAAAAAGACGGCCCTGTTGTCATGCCGGCCATCAAACTGCCGCTGGATATTAACCTGGAAGATCTGCACCTCCGGGATGGTCGCATCCTTTTTTCCGAGAACGGATACCCGCTTATCCTTCAAGAGGTCATACTTCAGGCCAATGCTCGGGGGCGGCAGCAGGGAACGCAGTCAGCCACTGCGGTTGATATTCAACGGATCAAGCTGGACCTCCGGGATTATGGGGTGGATCTTCAGGGGCAGGTTGCCTTTCATGATGCTTGGCCGCTTGCGCTGAAAGGAACGTGGCAGGTGGCCGACCCCGGCATCAACGATCTTGACGGCACCGTGGATGCGCAGGGCGATCTGGACGATCTTGCTGTGTTGCTTACCATGAGTGCGCCGAGTGAGGTCACCCTGGAGGGCAAGGTGACCGACATCCTCAACGATCTGCACTGGCAGGCCGCAGCCAAGACCGGTCATTTTCAGCTGAACGATATCAAGGTCGATGTGCCGGTGGACGGCACCCTGACCATTGTCGATGCCTCAGGCACAGTGGGCAGCTATCAGGGAACCCTGGCTGCGGATATCCATTATGAAGGATATCCGCCAGTGCAGGCCGAGGCCAAGGTGATTGCGGATGATTATACCGGTCTGGCTATTGAATATCTCTCTGTTCATCATGAAAAATCCACCCTGACCACCCGAGGCAAGATGCAATGGACCGGCGGTTTTTCTTGGCAGGCCGAGCTGGAAGGCAAGGAGCTTGATCCCTCCGTGGTTGCGGAAAAATGGCCGGGCAGGATCAGCGGGCTGATTCAGAGCCAGGGACAGCTCAGTCCTTCCGGTACTTCGCTGGAAGTGAATATCAATGCCTTAAACGGTGAATTGGCCGGATTTCCTCTCAAAGGCGGCGGAGGGATGGAGCTGAACAAGCAGGGGATGGTGTTTCATGACCTGCTTGTTCAGGCCGGTTCAGCGGAGGTCGAGCTTGACGGACGTATTACCAAGGATAATTCGCTGGACCTCAAGGTTCGCGCAGAATCCGATGATCTTTCAGCCTTTTTTCCTGAGTATGCTGGCAGCATCCAGCTTCGCGGCACAGCAACGGGTAATCAGGAACATCCAGGTATTGATTTCGTTCTAGAAGGGACCGGACTTGAGGTTGCGGGTTATAAGCTCAGTAAGCTTCAGGCTGATCTCAAGGCTGATCTGGTGATGGAGGGGGAAGAGAGCGGCATGAAAATCAACGAGCTGAAATTGCTGGTTGATGAGGATATGTCTCTGGATGCAACCGGGCAGATCGGCTGGGCCGAAGGCCTTTCCTGGCAGGCGGAGTTGCGCGGAGAACAACTGAATCCCGGGCTGTTTGTTCCTGAATGGCCGGGAAAGATTCAGGCCAAAATCCGCTCGCAAGGAAAAAAGACCACGGATAAACTGGTCGCCGAGGTGGAGATTGATGAGTTGAGTGGCACCTTGCGTGATCTTCCCTTATCCGGGAGCGGCAAGGCGGAACTCGACGGCAGGAAAATGAATGTTGATGCCCTGCATTTGCAATCCGGTTCCACCCGGCTAGATATTGACGGGCAGGCGGATGAACAGAAGGTCCATCTCGTTGTCCAGGCTCGATCCGATGATGTATCACCGCTTGTCCCTGAACTCCGAGGCGGTTTTGAGGCCCACGTCCAGGCACAAGGAGATCCGAATCAGCCTGATATCACGCTTTCGCTGAGCGGATCCGGGCTTGCTTACCAGGATTATACTCTGCAACCTTTGCAACATGTGCAAACCGATCTGAAGGCAAAGCTCAACTTGCAGGGACAAGAGCAGGGGGCCACGGTGGATGAGCTGCGTATGGTTTTGGATAAGAAGAGCACACTGGCTGCCAGCGGGCAGGTCGGCTGGAGCAACGGATTGTCCTGGCAGGTTGATCTGACCGGGAAGCAGCTTGATCCTTCCTTGTTTCTCCCGGAATGGTCGGGAAATATCACGACAGAGATCCATTCTCAGGGTCGGAAAAACGGAGACGAGCTGATCGGTCAGGTACGGATAACCGAGCTGGGTGGAAAACTGCGTGATCTTCAGCTCTCCGGCAGCGGTAAGGTTGAGTTGGATAATACGGCGGTTTTGGTTGAAAAGCTGCGTCTCGGTTTGGGTTCCGGCAAGGTGGAGGTGAATGGTTCTGTCGATCCGGCACAGCAGTTTGACTTCAGTTTTGCAGTTGGATCAGAGGATCTGGCCGGTCTGCTGCCAAAGGCCCGTGGTGATTTTCAAGTACAGGGAACCTTGAAGGGCAGGACGCAGCAGCCTGATCTGGACCTGACCGTCAATGTCGGGGATGTACAGTATGAAGGCTACCAGCTCAAACAACTCAAGGGCAGGGTCAAGGCCGATCTTGCCGAACACGGCAGGATTGATGCGGACCTCAAGGCTTCCGGGATTCGCGTCAAAGACCAAGAGATCAGCACTGCCTCTGTAGATATTCAGGGGAGCACGGACCAGCATACGCTGGAACTCGCTGTTGTCGGTACACCGGGAAAGGTCCGATTTGCTGCTGCGGGCGGGCTGAAAGAACAGACATGGCAGGGCAGGCTGACCCAACTTTCTCTGGAGCATGAGCAATTTGGTGCATGGGCAATGCCGCAGCCTGCCGACCTGCGCCTGTCAGGCAAGGAATCAGGTAAGGAAGCCGTGCTTTCTGGTTTCAGTCTCAAGCATAACGGGCTAAAGAAGGAGCTGAATAAAGATCTAAAAATATCCCTGAACGGTGCTTGGAAACAGGAAGGCGGCTGGCAGGTCAAGGGATCAGTGGATGATTTTGCTCTCAAGCTCTTGCAGGCATGGAAGCTGCCAGTCCCGGATCTTGACGGCACGGCAAAGGCAAGGTTCGCTGCACAAGGTCAGGGGGCGGTGCCGGATCAGGCGGAATTTTCCTTGGACCTGCCCAAACTCTCTCTGACCACGGAGAGCTTTGAGGATGACGGGGAAGAGCTCGGCACGACCGTTTGGGTCTGGACCGGCAATACGGTTGAGCTGCAACTTCGGGATCAGACGGCCCGTTTGCACGCACGGACCCAATTTCAGGATAACAGCAATGCCAACCTGAAGCTCACTGTGAAAAACTGCGGTTATTTCAGTAAGCCGGAAAAAATGCCTCTGAGCGGTCAGCTTGATCTGAATCTTAAAGATCTCAGCCCGATTGCCCATCTGACCAATGAGGCTGTCTTGCCCACCGGGAAATTCGGAGGCCGAATCCTCTTTGGTGGAACAGTCCGCAAACCGACAATGAACGGCAAACTGGCATTACGTGACGGGGAAAAAAAGGAAGGCGAAATATTTCTTCCGGCAGCCGGTATCGGGCTCAAGGATATCCGGGTTGCTCTTCAGGGAGACAGCCGTTCCAATACTATAGATGCGCAACTCAGTTCCGGTGAAGGAAAAATCAAGCTCACCGGCGTGGTTCGGCAGGATGCCAAGCAACATTGGCTTGCCGATATTTCCATCTCCGGGAAAAAATTTCAGGCAGCAGATCTGCCGGAATATAGTGCCATCATCAGTCCAGACCTCCGTCTGCGTTATGCGGAAACAGAAACCCGGCTCAGCGGGACTGTGCTTCTGAACAAGGCTGAAATCGCCCCGACCGGATTCAGCGGCGCAGTATCTTCCTCCGGTGATGTTATCGTGGTTGATGATGAGCAGAGAGCAAAAGCGACCTCTCCGATGTATCTTGACCTCAAGCTAGTCATGGGAGATGAGGTGCTGGTGAACACCTTTGGTTTAAAGGGATATCTTGACGGCAGTTTGAAAATTAACGCAAAACCCGGTCATCCGATCACCGGTCTTGGTAATCTTGAACTTCGTGATGGCACCTTTGATTTTGAGGGCAGTACGCTGCAACTCACCAAGGGTAGGGTCTTTTATCAAGGTGGCCCCATTGATAATCCAGGGCTGGATATTCAGGCCTCCAGAGAGATAGATAAGGTTGAATTGGGGGTGCGCCTTACCGGACTGGCCAATGATATGGAGATGCGCTTGTTTTCTGACACGCCTATGGATGAATCAGAGATCCTTTCCTACCTGTTGACCGGCCAGGATATCTCTAAGTCCGGTACTGAGGACAAGGCCCTTTCACCGGCTGCGGCCACTTTGGGTAAGGTCGGCGGCGGGGTGCTACTCAAGACGGTTGATCCCCTCAAAACCCTTGATATGGAAGGCTTGGTTGATCTCAGTATCGGCGGGGGCGAGGATGCCTCGGATCTGTCTCTGGTGATGGGTAAAGAGGTATATAAGGATCTCTATATCAGCTACGGCAAGGATTTGACCGGAGCCGGAGGGACTTTTAAGGCTCGCTATGATTTGAAATACGGGTTTTCCATTGAGACCGCGACCAATGCCAAGACAAGCGGAGCAGATTTGCTTTTTTCTATCGAGAAGTGA
- a CDS encoding HAMP domain-containing sensor histidine kinase, producing MASSNSTMFAPAKRANAKSIMRDAEVLQTAVFAEHVVRVLPFSLMILNRERQVVYMNQRLMDLLHASSHEEVLGKRPGELLHCIHAYENNAGCGTTKFCRECGAIRAILKSQENKIQVSEECRITSTSGDAYDLRAWASPYTFEGRNYTFFSVEDIQQEKRRHALERTFFHDVNNPLSAIVGCADLMGKAKDIESVAKYADLVQWAGRILMDEIESHKRLLHAENKELSIAISTVQPLSMLREVVGLFSQNQSGQDRNIVVNENSEEIEIATDRVLLRRVLRNMLKNALEATSASEEVCLSYARDQSSVVFNVHNPGSIPHSVQLQLFQRSFSTKGKGRGIGTYSMKLFGERYLKGKVWFSTSEEKGTTFSISIPITYEA from the coding sequence ATGGCGAGCAGCAATTCCACGATGTTTGCACCTGCTAAGCGGGCCAACGCGAAAAGCATCATGCGGGACGCTGAAGTACTACAGACTGCCGTCTTCGCAGAACACGTTGTACGTGTACTCCCATTCAGCCTGATGATCCTAAACAGGGAGCGTCAAGTTGTCTATATGAACCAAAGGCTGATGGACCTCCTGCATGCATCATCACATGAGGAAGTCCTAGGCAAGCGACCGGGAGAACTTTTGCACTGCATTCACGCATACGAGAATAATGCGGGATGTGGAACAACAAAATTCTGCCGTGAATGCGGGGCCATAAGGGCGATCCTAAAATCACAGGAAAATAAGATTCAAGTGTCGGAAGAATGCAGAATTACCTCAACTTCCGGGGATGCGTATGATCTCCGGGCCTGGGCATCACCATACACCTTTGAGGGCAGGAACTACACATTTTTCAGCGTGGAAGACATCCAGCAGGAGAAACGACGGCATGCTCTTGAACGAACATTTTTCCACGATGTGAACAACCCCCTCAGTGCTATAGTTGGGTGCGCTGACCTCATGGGAAAGGCAAAGGACATAGAGAGTGTAGCAAAGTACGCTGACTTAGTTCAATGGGCGGGCAGAATACTGATGGATGAGATTGAATCTCACAAGAGATTGCTGCATGCAGAAAATAAAGAATTGTCAATTGCCATTTCCACTGTCCAGCCTCTGTCAATGCTGCGCGAGGTCGTCGGGTTGTTCTCCCAAAATCAAAGCGGCCAAGACCGGAATATCGTTGTGAACGAGAATTCTGAGGAAATTGAAATCGCGACCGATAGAGTCCTGCTGCGTCGAGTGCTCAGAAATATGCTAAAAAACGCTCTCGAAGCAACATCGGCCAGCGAGGAAGTCTGTCTTTCATATGCACGTGACCAATCCTCAGTGGTCTTTAATGTGCATAACCCAGGCTCCATTCCCCATTCAGTGCAGCTTCAGCTATTTCAGCGTTCATTTTCCACAAAGGGAAAAGGTCGCGGCATTGGGACATACAGCATGAAGTTGTTCGGAGAACGGTACCTAAAGGGCAAGGTTTGGTTTTCAACGTCCGAGGAGAAAGGAACGACGTTTTCTATCTCCATTCCCATCACCTATGAAGCATAG
- a CDS encoding DUF362 domain-containing protein, with translation MKTHNQNGTVYTTPFISWQESLPPLLDKARLTEHIPPGKTILIKPNLVETLRPPITTPVALVRCIVEYLQKHLNNPIVIGEGCGALDYDTHRCFTELGYTEMARETGVELIDLNNAPCQRHSLSRCKRWSEFYLPKIAMDSFLVSVPTLKAHTLAGVTLAMKNMMGLAPPNRYHQRGHWKKAAFHKQIHEAVADLNRYRCPDFTIMDATVGMAEAHLWGPTCDPPINKLVAGFDPVAMDSYGAMLLGMNWEQIGHIADVDGELGQAEPITKITIKG, from the coding sequence ATGAAAACACACAACCAAAACGGCACAGTCTACACCACACCTTTCATTTCCTGGCAGGAAAGCCTGCCCCCCTTACTGGACAAGGCACGCCTGACCGAGCACATCCCTCCGGGCAAGACCATCCTGATCAAACCGAACTTGGTGGAAACCCTGCGCCCGCCCATTACAACGCCTGTCGCGCTTGTCAGATGTATAGTGGAGTATCTTCAGAAACACCTGAACAACCCCATCGTCATCGGCGAAGGATGCGGAGCCTTGGATTACGATACCCATCGGTGCTTTACAGAGCTAGGGTATACAGAAATGGCCCGAGAAACAGGGGTCGAGCTGATTGATCTTAACAACGCTCCCTGCCAACGACACAGCCTGTCCCGCTGCAAACGATGGTCAGAATTTTATCTTCCGAAAATCGCGATGGACAGCTTCCTTGTCTCGGTACCGACACTTAAAGCGCACACTCTGGCAGGGGTTACCCTGGCCATGAAAAACATGATGGGCCTTGCTCCGCCGAATCGTTATCATCAGAGGGGACACTGGAAAAAGGCTGCTTTTCATAAGCAGATACATGAGGCTGTTGCCGACCTTAACCGCTACCGCTGCCCGGACTTTACTATTATGGATGCCACTGTGGGTATGGCAGAGGCTCATCTTTGGGGCCCGACCTGCGATCCTCCGATCAACAAACTGGTCGCTGGATTTGACCCTGTGGCTATGGACAGTTACGGAGCAATGTTACTCGGAATGAATTGGGAACAAATAGGTCATATTGCCGATGTGGACGGGGAGCTGGGACAGGCTGAGCCGATAACAAAAATTACAATCAAGGGGTAG
- a CDS encoding FKBP-type peptidyl-prolyl cis-trans isomerase, whose translation MKIAVCAVFSLMLIAGPAVASDPVTELKTDKQKLSYALGLDLGSYFKGLEADFDLDVIYQGITDSYTDGKALLSPEESKELQKQFAIDQQKKKVEKVQALLETNKDAAAEFLKKNKTEKGVKVTDSGLQYKVIKEGEGEKPTATDTVKVHYKGTLLDGTEFDSSYKRNEPATFKANQVIPGWTEALQLMTPGSKYTLYLPPELAYGDRGAPPAIQPGSLLVFEVELVEVIKGDDKPKE comes from the coding sequence ATGAAAATCGCTGTATGTGCAGTATTCAGCCTCATGCTGATTGCCGGGCCAGCTGTGGCATCAGATCCGGTGACCGAGTTGAAAACGGACAAGCAGAAGCTCAGCTATGCCCTTGGGCTTGATCTTGGTTCGTATTTTAAAGGTTTGGAAGCGGATTTTGATCTTGATGTTATTTATCAAGGAATCACAGATTCATATACCGATGGGAAAGCCTTGCTCTCCCCAGAGGAATCAAAGGAGCTTCAGAAACAATTTGCTATTGATCAGCAGAAAAAAAAGGTAGAGAAGGTGCAAGCACTCTTGGAGACGAACAAGGATGCTGCTGCTGAATTTTTGAAAAAAAATAAAACAGAAAAAGGGGTCAAGGTTACCGATTCTGGCTTACAGTACAAGGTGATCAAGGAAGGCGAGGGCGAGAAGCCGACAGCCACTGACACTGTCAAAGTCCATTATAAGGGAACTCTGCTTGACGGGACCGAGTTTGATAGCTCGTATAAGCGGAATGAGCCTGCCACCTTTAAGGCGAATCAGGTTATTCCCGGATGGACAGAGGCTTTACAGTTGATGACCCCGGGAAGTAAGTATACCTTATACCTGCCTCCTGAGCTTGCCTATGGTGATCGCGGTGCTCCCCCTGCCATTCAGCCGGGTTCTCTCCTTGTTTTCGAGGTGGAGCTGGTTGAGGTCATTAAGGGCGATGACAAGCCAAAAGAGTAA
- a CDS encoding type II toxin-antitoxin system RelE/ParE family toxin: protein MVKYKIQVKKSAAKELGKIPQKDLVKILDKIERLATNPHPIGSIKLTNQKKYRIRIGNYRVLYSIEDDILTVFVVKVSHRKNIYR from the coding sequence ATGGTAAAATATAAAATCCAGGTAAAGAAATCAGCAGCAAAAGAACTCGGTAAAATCCCTCAAAAAGACCTCGTCAAGATACTCGACAAAATAGAACGTCTTGCAACAAATCCGCACCCGATCGGGAGTATCAAGCTGACGAATCAAAAGAAATACAGGATACGCATCGGCAATTACCGGGTGCTGTACAGTATCGAAGATGATATTTTGACCGTATTTGTCGTTAAAGTCAGTCATAGGAAAAATATTTACCGCTAA
- a CDS encoding P-II family nitrogen regulator gives MKKIEAIIKPFKLDDVKEALGDLGVTGMTISEVKGYGRQKGHKEMYRGAEYNVDFNPKIKIELVVVAGMVDKVVDVIRESALSGKIGDGKIFVLPVEEVIRVRTGERGGEAI, from the coding sequence ATGAAGAAAATCGAAGCCATCATCAAACCCTTTAAGCTTGATGACGTCAAAGAGGCTCTGGGTGATCTGGGCGTCACCGGCATGACAATCAGCGAGGTCAAGGGATACGGGCGCCAGAAAGGACATAAAGAAATGTACCGGGGTGCTGAATATAATGTCGATTTTAATCCGAAGATTAAAATTGAGCTGGTTGTTGTTGCCGGTATGGTCGATAAGGTGGTTGACGTAATCCGCGAGTCTGCCCTGAGCGGCAAGATCGGCGACGGAAAGATCTTTGTTCTGCCAGTGGAAGAAGTAATCCGGGTTCGTACCGGAGAGCGGGGGGGCGAGGCGATCTGA
- the amt gene encoding ammonium transporter, with protein sequence MTSVRNKIFHSGTALLVGLAVLVLAGPAFAEEASVGDNLIQLSYSVDTFYFLMSGALVMWMAAGFAMLEAGLVRSKNTVEILTKNIALYAIACLMYLVVGYNIMYEGSINSWLPSLGLFFGGENAVGEVVKNGGGHSKMADFFFQVVFVATAMSIVSGAVAERMKLWAFLAFSVVMTGFIYPVSGFWKWGGGFLDGLGFLDFAGSGLVHLCGASAALAAVLLLGARKGKYGKDGRVYAIPGCNLPLATLGTFILWFGWFGFNGGSELMISNVDEANAVAKVFVNTNTAAAGGLVAALLLSQFWFGKADLTMALNGALAGLVAITAEPLAPSPFASTIVGILAGLLVVYAIIFIDKAKIDDPVGAISVHGVVGTFGLVAVAFTNPDASLVSQLIGIVVIFAWSFGASFVAWMILKSVMGLRVSEEHEMEGVDVAECGLEAYPEFTRD encoded by the coding sequence ATGACAAGTGTGCGTAATAAAATATTCCATAGCGGAACAGCTCTGTTGGTCGGGCTGGCCGTGCTGGTTCTGGCTGGTCCGGCGTTTGCCGAAGAGGCATCTGTCGGTGATAATCTGATTCAGCTTTCCTATTCGGTGGACACCTTTTACTTCCTTATGTCCGGTGCCTTGGTCATGTGGATGGCGGCAGGTTTTGCCATGCTGGAGGCGGGCTTGGTGCGCAGCAAGAATACGGTGGAAATTCTCACCAAGAATATTGCTCTCTACGCCATAGCCTGCTTAATGTATTTAGTGGTCGGTTATAATATTATGTACGAAGGGAGCATAAATAGCTGGCTGCCGAGCTTGGGGCTCTTCTTTGGCGGAGAAAACGCTGTGGGCGAGGTGGTGAAAAACGGAGGCGGCCACTCCAAAATGGCAGACTTCTTTTTTCAGGTGGTTTTTGTGGCCACTGCCATGTCCATTGTCTCTGGTGCCGTGGCCGAGCGGATGAAGCTTTGGGCCTTCCTGGCCTTTTCCGTGGTTATGACCGGTTTTATCTACCCGGTGAGCGGTTTCTGGAAATGGGGCGGTGGTTTTCTTGACGGTCTCGGCTTTCTTGATTTTGCTGGTTCCGGCCTAGTTCATCTCTGTGGGGCGTCGGCAGCCTTGGCCGCTGTGCTGCTCCTCGGTGCGCGTAAGGGAAAATACGGTAAAGACGGTCGAGTGTATGCTATTCCCGGTTGCAACCTGCCCTTGGCAACCCTGGGAACTTTTATCCTCTGGTTCGGTTGGTTCGGTTTTAACGGCGGTTCCGAATTAATGATCAGCAATGTGGACGAAGCCAATGCAGTGGCCAAGGTCTTTGTGAATACCAACACAGCCGCTGCCGGTGGCCTCGTCGCAGCCCTGTTGCTCTCTCAGTTCTGGTTTGGCAAGGCTGATTTAACTATGGCCCTGAACGGTGCGCTTGCCGGGCTGGTGGCCATCACTGCTGAACCTTTGGCTCCGTCCCCGTTTGCTTCGACAATCGTCGGTATCCTTGCCGGTCTTCTGGTGGTGTATGCTATTATCTTTATCGATAAGGCGAAAATTGACGATCCGGTGGGTGCCATTTCCGTGCATGGCGTTGTAGGTACCTTCGGGCTGGTGGCTGTTGCCTTTACCAATCCTGACGCCTCTCTGGTAAGTCAGCTCATTGGTATTGTGGTTATTTTTGCTTGGTCCTTTGGTGCATCCTTTGTTGCCTGGATGATTCTCAAGTCCGTGATGGGGCTTAGGGTCAGCGAAGAACATGAAATGGAAGGTGTGGATGTTGCTGAATGCGGCTTGGAAGCCTATCCGGAATTTACCAGGGATTAA
- a CDS encoding radical SAM protein, whose product MSIQLSSDTAVKKPCEKSMQIDSLVLPAAPQANNRKRFGEIEKPDPALLPDEAVAWIGDLIKGGKEIHSINISGPGDALAAPDTLFFLLDLLKEKYPDYPVKLTTIGLNAASLAADLASKGITQVNLQVEAASADIVKKIYAWIRPDKKTVPLPEAIEFLFQEQGKAIVALKDAGIPVNIQTTIYPGINDEHIAPLAEKAASWGASSITLLPFEPVSEEETLEACDADLLESAKKAAAAHLEVIDDKDVYLPPPSGGEFQNATTLLPKPSKERPNVAVVSTSGMDVDLHLGQADRVLIYGPREDGLACLLESRTAPAAGSGDSRWQALAEKCLFDCFALLASNAGQNPQKVLEDMGIKVLLTEENIEGTVDVLYGGGKKKKCKK is encoded by the coding sequence ATGAGCATTCAGCTATCATCAGATACAGCAGTAAAGAAACCCTGCGAAAAATCCATGCAGATTGACTCTCTGGTCCTGCCGGCTGCCCCGCAGGCAAATAACAGAAAACGTTTCGGCGAGATTGAAAAGCCTGATCCGGCCCTGCTGCCGGATGAAGCCGTGGCCTGGATCGGTGATCTTATCAAAGGAGGCAAGGAGATTCACAGCATAAATATCTCCGGGCCGGGCGATGCCTTGGCAGCCCCGGACACGCTTTTCTTTCTTCTTGATCTGCTCAAGGAAAAATATCCCGACTACCCGGTCAAACTGACCACCATAGGTCTCAACGCAGCATCACTTGCTGCTGATCTGGCCAGCAAGGGGATTACCCAGGTTAACCTCCAAGTCGAAGCAGCGTCCGCAGACATTGTAAAAAAAATATACGCCTGGATTCGCCCCGATAAAAAAACGGTACCGCTTCCTGAAGCGATAGAATTCCTATTTCAGGAGCAGGGAAAGGCAATAGTCGCACTCAAAGATGCCGGAATTCCAGTCAATATACAGACCACAATCTATCCCGGCATAAACGACGAGCATATAGCTCCTCTTGCTGAAAAAGCTGCCTCCTGGGGCGCATCATCCATAACCCTGCTTCCCTTTGAGCCGGTTTCCGAGGAAGAAACACTAGAAGCCTGCGACGCTGATCTACTTGAGAGCGCGAAGAAAGCCGCTGCAGCCCATCTTGAAGTTATTGATGATAAGGACGTATATCTGCCGCCCCCATCAGGCGGAGAGTTCCAAAATGCAACAACCCTGCTGCCCAAACCGAGCAAAGAACGCCCGAATGTGGCCGTGGTCAGCACAAGCGGCATGGATGTGGATCTCCATCTCGGCCAGGCTGACAGGGTATTGATTTACGGCCCTCGTGAGGACGGACTGGCCTGCCTGTTGGAGTCTCGAACCGCGCCCGCAGCAGGCAGCGGCGATTCTCGCTGGCAAGCCCTGGCTGAAAAATGCCTGTTTGACTGTTTTGCTCTGCTGGCAAGCAATGCCGGGCAAAATCCGCAAAAGGTTCTGGAAGATATGGGTATCAAGGTATTGCTGACCGAAGAGAATATCGAAGGCACCGTCGATGTACTCTACGGCGGCGGCAAAAAGAAGAAATGTAAAAAATAA